A part of Populus alba chromosome 8, ASM523922v2, whole genome shotgun sequence genomic DNA contains:
- the LOC118057022 gene encoding uncharacterized protein, with product MESAKQGSPEASSEENYDCQEQVKEDLSSNTATTAKRSYECSFCKRGFTNAQALGGHMNIHRKDRASRTRGKNLASSSSVSSKDNEEIKNPRYMVPNSSIPTNYYPFMEAQRNHEMYFQPPAGSSPRQPYSNYKHGSQDFLGPRTQSLSMNEELWGKGLSLQIGSANIQDSGGNRWFSDDDEVDLELRLGRDR from the coding sequence atggagTCGGCTAAACAAGGAAGCCCAGAAGCTTCAAGTGAAGAAAATTATGATTGCCAAGAACAGGTCAAAGAAGATTTATCAAGCAATACAGCAACTACTGCCAAACGCTCATATGAATGTTCTTTTTGCAAGAGAGGCTTCACAAACGCGCAGGCCTTAGGGGGACACATGAACATACATCGGAAAGATCGAGCTAGTCGAACCAGAGGCAAAAACCTTGCAAGTTCCTCATCAGTTTCAAGCAAAGACAATGAGGAAATCAAGAATCCTAGATATATGGTACCAAATTCAAGTATACCCACAAATTACTATCCGTTTATGGAGGCTCAAAGGAATCATGAAATGTATTTTCAGCCACCTGCAGGTTCTAGCCCTAGACAGCCATATAGCAATTACAAACATGGTAGCCAGGATTTTCTTGGGCCAAGAACTCAATCTTTGAGCATGAACGAAGAGCTTTGGGGTAAAGGTCTAAGCTTGCAAATTGGGTCTGCCAATATCCAAGATAGTGGAGGGAATAGGTGGTTTTCCGACGATGACGAAGTCGATCTGGAGCTTAGACTTGGACGTGACCGCTAA
- the LOC118057031 gene encoding ethylene receptor 2 — translation MLKALAPGLLLILSLLISASANDNGFSRCNCEDEGSLWIIESILESQRVSDFLIAVAYFSIPIELLYFVSCSNVPFKWVLFEFIAFIVLCGLTHLINGMTYGPHTFQLMLALTVFKILTALVSCATAITLFTLIPLLLKVKVREFMLKKKAWDLGREVGIIMKQKEAGLHVRMLTQEIRKSLDRHTILYTTLVELSKTLGLQNCAVWMPNEMKTLMDLTHELNRGNYLSSDNPSIPITDPDVVRIKRSEAVNILRPDSALAAASHGESGEPGPVAAIRMPMLHVSNFKGGTPEIVQACYAILVLVLPGGQPRSWTNQEVEIIKVVADQVAVALSHAAVLEESQLMREKLEEQNRALQQAKMNAMMASKARGAFQKVMSDGMKRPMHSILGLISLIQDGNLSGEQRMIVDAMMRTSNVLSTLINDVTEISIKDSGRFSLDMRSFGLHAMIKEAACLAKCLCIYRGFGFSIEVDKSLPDNVMGDERRVFQVILHMVGNLLDHNNGGGFVVLRFFSENGSQERNDQRWTTWRPSMSDGDVYIRFEIAINNSGSESEGSTSMLQLSGKRFASDGVEEGLSFSICKKLVHLMQGKIWMMPNSQGFAESMGFVLRFQLRPSIAVAISESGESSENPHSNSFFKGLQVLLADADDLNRAVTRKLLERLGCNVATVASGFECLSALGPPASFQVVLLDLQMPELDGYEVAVRIRKFRSRSWPLIIAMTASSDDDVWDKCLQIGINGVIQKPVVLKGISYELRRVLANKVV, via the exons ATGTTAAAAGCATTAGCTCCTGGGCTGCTGTTGATTTTATCACTCCTGATATCAGCTTCTGCAAACGACAACGGATTTTCGCGATGTAATTGTGAAGATGAGGGCAGTTTATGGATCATAGAAAGCATTCTAGAGAGCCAAAGAGTGAGTGATTTCTTGATTGCCGTGGCCTATTTTTCAATCCCTATCGAGCTGCTATACTTCGTTAGCTGCTCAAATGTTCCATTCAAATGGGTTCTCTTCGAGTTCATTGCTTTCATTGTTCTATGTGGATTGACCCATTTGATCAATGGCATGACGTACGGCCCCCACACATTTCAGCTTATGCTTGCCCTCACTGTCTTCAAGATTTTAACTGCTCTGGTTTCTTGTGCCACCGCCATTACCCTTTTCACTCTCATTCCTTTGCTTCTCAAAGTGAAGGTCAGAGAATTCATGTTGAAGAAGAAGGCGTGGGATCTTGGTCGTGAAGTTGGGATtataatgaaacaaaaagaagCTGGGTTGCATGTTCGTATGCTTACTCAAGAGATTCGAAAATCACTGGATAGGCATACGATTTTGTATACTACCCTTGTTGAGTTATCTAAGACATTGGGGTTGCAAAACTGTGCTGTTTGGATGCCTAATGAGATGAAAACCCTGATGGATTTGACCCATGAGTTGAATAGGGGTAATTATTTGAGTTCAGATAATCCTTCAATTCCAATCACTGATCCTGATGTTGTTAGGATTAAACGAAGTGAAGCGGTAAACATTCTTAGGCCTGACTCAGCGCTTGCTGCTGCAAGCCATGGGGAGTCTGGCGAGCCAGGGCCTGTGGCTGCAATTCGAATGCCAATGCTTCATGTTAGCAATTTCAAAGGGGGGACTCCTGAGATAGTTCAGGCTTGTTATGCGATTTTGGTATTGGTTCTCCCCGGTGGACAACCCAGGTCCTGGACCAACCAGGAAGTAGAGATAATTAAGGTGGTAGCTGATCAGGTGGCCGTGGCTCTCTCTCATGCTGCAGTTCTTGAAGAGTCCCAACTCATGAGGGAGAAGTTGGAGGAGCAAAACCGAGCTTTGCAACAGGCCAAAATGAACGCAATGATGGCAAGCAAAGCTAGGGGTGCTTTTCAGAAGGTAATGAGTGATGGGATGAAGAGACCAATGCACTCGATCTTGGGTTTGATTTCCTTGATACAGGATGGTAATTTGAGTGGTGAGCAACGGATGATCGTTGATGCAATGATGAGGACTAGCAATGTCCTATCAACGTTGATAAATGATGTGACTGAAATTTCAATAAAGGATAGTGGAAGATTTTCATTGGATATGAGATCATTTGGGTTACATGCCATGATCAAAGAAGCAGCTTGCCTTGCTAAATGCTTGTGCATTTATAGGGGCTTTGGTTTTTCAATTGAGGTTGACAAGTCCTTGCCGGATAATGTTATGGGTGATGAAAGGAGGGTTTTTCAGGTGATTTTGCATATGGTTGGGAACCTACTTGATCACAACAATGGAGGAGGGTTTGTAGTGCTTCGGTTTTTCTCTGAGAATGGAAGTCAAGAGAGGAATGATCAGAGATGGACCACCTGGAGACCAAGCATGTCTGATGGGGATGTATATATCAGATTTGAAATTGCAATAAACAATAGTGGCTCTGAATCAGAGGGCTCAACTTCAATGTTACAACTTAGTGGTAAGAGGTTTGCCAGCGATGGAGTTGAGGAGGGCTTGAGCTTCAGCATTTGCAAAAAGCTGGTCCAT TTGATGCAAGGTAAGATCTGGATGATGCCCAACTCTCAAGGTTTTGCTGAAAGCATGGGATTTGTTCTTCGGTTTCAACTTCGGCCATCCATTGCAGTGGCCATCTCTGAATCTGGAGAATCTTCAGAGAACCCACATTCCAACTCTTTTTTCAAAGGCTTGCAAGTTCTATTAGCTGATGCTGATGATTTGAACAGAGCTGTGACTCGGAAGCTGCTTGAGAGGCTAGGTTGCAATGTTGCTACTGTCGCATCTGGGTTTGAATGCCTTAGTGCTCTTGGACCACCTGCATCTTTCCAAGTAGTTCTTTTGGATCTTCAGATGCCTGAGTTGGACGGATACGAAGTTGCAGTGAGAATCCGGAAGTTTAGAAGTCGAAGTTGGCCATTGATCATTGCCATGACAGCAAGTTCTGATGACGATGTGTGGGACAAATGCCTGCAAATCGGAATCAATGGTGTCATTCAGAAACCAGTTGTTCTAAAAGGAATTTCCTATGAGCTTCGAAGAGTCCTGGCAAACAAAGTTGTTTGA
- the LOC118057036 gene encoding AT-hook motif nuclear-localized protein 20, giving the protein FAILANPWWTGQVALPGLDPSSNSPLNKINRELSINETSNRSGGRGEDDDDDDDDDRDTGDEPKEGAVEVGNRRPRGRPPGSKNKPKPPIFVTRDSPNALRSHVMEIAGGADVAESVAQFARRRQRGVCVLSGSGSVANVTLRQPAAPGAVVALHGRFEILSLTGAFLPGPAPPGSTGLTVYLAGGQGQVVGGSVVGSLVAAGPVMVIAATFANATYERLPLEDDEEAGSGGQGQIQSGANNSPPAIGSSGQQAGLPDPSAMPIYNLPPNLIPNGAHQLGHDAYAWAHARPPY; this is encoded by the coding sequence TTCGCAATCCTGGCTAATCCTTGGTGGACGGGGCAGGTTGCCCTGCCAGGCCTTGACCCTTCATCCAATTCACCTTTAAACAAGATTAATCGCGAACTCTCCATCAATGAAACCAGCAACAGAAGTGGTGGCAGGGgcgaagatgatgatgatgatgatgatgatgatagagATACCGGCGATGAGCCTAAAGAGGGTGCTGTGGAGGTTGGTAACCGAAGACCTAGAGGCCGGCCTCCTGGATCAAAAAACAAGCCCAAACCGCCAATTTTTGTGACTCGGGACAGCCCCAATGCCCTCCGAAGTCATGTCATGGAAATTGCTGGTGGTGCTGATGTAGCTGAGAGTGTGGCACAGTTTGCTCGGAGACGTCAACGTGGTGTTTGTGTGCTTAGCGGCAGCGGCTCCGTGGCCAACGTAACCCTAAGACAGCCGGCAGCACCTGGTGCTGTAGTGGCACTTCATGGCAGGTTTGAGATTTTGTCCCTAACTGGGGCTTTTTTGCCGGGACCTGCTCCACCTGGTTCTACTGGACTGACTGTATACCTAGCCGGTGGGCAAGGGCAGGTTGTAGGAGGAAGTGTGGTTGGATCACTGGTTGCAGCTGGACCGGTCATGGTCATTGCTGCAACATTTGCTAATGCCACTTATGAGAGATTACCATTAGAGGATGACGAGGAAGCTGGAAGTGGTGGTCAGGGACAAATCCAAAGTGGAGCTAACAATTCCCCACCCGCGATCGGAAGCAGCGGACAACAAGCTGGATTGCCTGACCCCTCAGCGATGCCTATCTATAATCTGCCGCCAAATCTAATCCCAAATGGAGCTCATCAACTAGGGCATGATGCCTATGCTTGGGCTCATGCCAGGCCGCCTTACTAA